Proteins encoded within one genomic window of Novosphingobium sp. 9U:
- a CDS encoding NADPH-dependent FMN reductase — translation MSHKICVLVGSLRKGSFNQRLAHALIHLPEAQGHEFVFADIGVLPLYSQDQDEDSPASVVALRELVKSCDAVLFAMPEYNRSIPGVLKNAIDHGSRPWGQSVWKGKPAGVIGTSPGPIGTAIGQSHLRMVLAYLDMPVLDQPEAYIQWKDDLIAEDHTIHERSREFLAGWMKAYLAFVQKEISAG, via the coding sequence ATGTCGCACAAGATCTGCGTCCTCGTCGGTTCGCTGCGCAAGGGATCGTTCAACCAGCGCCTTGCCCACGCGCTGATCCACTTGCCCGAGGCGCAGGGGCACGAATTCGTGTTCGCCGACATCGGCGTGCTACCGCTCTACAGTCAGGACCAGGACGAGGACTCGCCCGCCAGCGTGGTCGCCCTGCGCGAGCTGGTGAAGAGCTGCGATGCCGTGCTTTTCGCCATGCCCGAATACAACCGCTCGATCCCCGGCGTGCTGAAGAACGCGATCGACCACGGCTCACGGCCGTGGGGCCAGAGCGTCTGGAAGGGCAAGCCGGCGGGCGTCATCGGCACCTCGCCCGGGCCGATCGGCACCGCGATCGGCCAGTCGCACTTGCGCATGGTGCTGGCCTACCTCGACATGCCGGTGCTCGACCAGCCCGAGGCCTACATCCAGTGGAAGGACGACCTCATCGCCGAGGATCACACCATCCATGAACGCTCGCGCGAGTTCCTGGCCGGCTGGATGAAGGCCTACCTTGCCTTCGTGCAGAAAGAGATCAGCGCCGGCTGA
- a CDS encoding NupC/NupG family nucleoside CNT transporter, with protein MHVAYSLFGIGLIMLAAFLLSTDRRAIRLRVVGAAFALQAGFAALVLYVPFGRTVLGGAASGVESLLGYAHAGVEFLFGNLASPEVGGTSFAIAALPVIIFFASLISILYYLRIMPLVIRWIGGGLEKITGISKIESLSAASNIFVGQSESPLVVRPYLAGLTPSQLFCLMTVGLAGVAGTILAAYASMGIRIDYLVAAAFMSAPGGIFMAKMIMPDPRPSDVAQADALVDHDNPPAGMAAAALNRADVTHQPGVHEVDAQSDIPVEVPHDEERPANIIMAAAQGAQTGVGLAVAVGAMVLAFVALIALANGLVGWIASLFGASGVTFQLLLGYIFAPVFYLLATPDWHEALQAGGLFGTKIVLNEFVAFIELGKDTGLSPRTVGVVTFALCGFANFSSIAIQMAVTGGLAPNQRPVIARLGMRALAAGSLSNLMSAALAGLFLGLG; from the coding sequence ATGCATGTTGCCTATAGCCTCTTTGGCATCGGACTTATCATGCTTGCCGCGTTCCTGCTCTCGACCGACCGCCGCGCCATCCGCTTACGCGTGGTGGGCGCGGCCTTTGCGTTGCAGGCGGGGTTCGCGGCGCTGGTGCTCTATGTGCCGTTCGGGCGCACCGTGCTGGGCGGCGCGGCAAGCGGTGTGGAGAGCCTGCTCGGCTATGCGCATGCCGGCGTCGAATTCCTGTTCGGCAACCTGGCGAGCCCGGAAGTGGGCGGCACCAGCTTCGCCATAGCGGCGCTGCCGGTGATCATCTTCTTCGCCTCGCTGATCTCGATCCTCTATTACTTGCGGATCATGCCGCTGGTGATCCGCTGGATCGGCGGCGGGCTGGAGAAGATCACCGGGATCAGCAAGATCGAGAGCCTTTCAGCGGCTTCCAATATCTTCGTCGGCCAGAGCGAATCGCCCTTGGTGGTGCGTCCCTACCTCGCCGGCCTGACGCCTTCGCAGCTGTTCTGCCTGATGACCGTGGGCTTGGCCGGCGTCGCCGGCACGATCCTGGCGGCCTATGCCAGCATGGGCATCCGCATCGATTACCTGGTCGCGGCGGCGTTCATGTCCGCGCCAGGGGGCATCTTCATGGCCAAGATGATCATGCCCGATCCGCGACCGAGCGACGTGGCGCAGGCCGATGCGCTGGTGGACCACGACAACCCGCCCGCCGGCATGGCCGCGGCCGCGCTCAACCGCGCCGACGTGACGCATCAGCCCGGCGTTCACGAAGTGGACGCGCAGAGCGACATCCCGGTCGAAGTGCCTCACGACGAAGAGCGCCCCGCCAACATCATCATGGCCGCAGCCCAAGGCGCGCAGACCGGCGTCGGGCTGGCGGTGGCGGTCGGCGCGATGGTGCTGGCGTTCGTGGCACTGATCGCACTCGCCAACGGGCTCGTCGGCTGGATCGCCAGCCTTTTCGGCGCCAGCGGCGTGACCTTCCAGCTGCTGCTCGGCTACATCTTCGCGCCGGTGTTCTACCTGCTGGCGACGCCCGACTGGCACGAGGCGCTGCAGGCCGGCGGGCTGTTCGGCACCAAGATCGTGCTCAATGAATTCGTCGCCTTCATCGAACTCGGCAAGGACACCGGCCTGTCCCCCCGCACCGTCGGCGTGGTGACCTTCGCGCTGTGCGGCTTTGCCAACTTCTCCTCGATCGCGATCCAGATGGCGGTGACGGGAGGCCTCGCCCCCAACCAGCGTCCGGTCATCGCGCGCCTGGGCATGCGGGCGCTGGCGGCAGGCAGCCTGTCCAATCTGATGAGTGCGGCGCTGGCCGGACTGTTCCTGGGACTGGGCTGA
- a CDS encoding DUF2793 domain-containing protein — MHAAVEGEISEPPTIAPDGQSWLVTADAIGEWTGHDHAIAMRQAGQWLFATPATGMRVYDRASGQFAVFSSGWQKADAIVEPSGGLMVDSEARAAIGALLLALRASGLLPSA, encoded by the coding sequence ATGCATGCTGCCGTCGAGGGCGAGATCAGCGAGCCGCCGACCATCGCCCCGGACGGACAATCATGGCTGGTAACCGCCGACGCGATTGGCGAGTGGACGGGCCATGACCATGCAATTGCCATGCGCCAGGCAGGCCAGTGGCTCTTCGCGACGCCCGCTACCGGGATGCGCGTCTACGACCGTGCGAGCGGCCAATTCGCCGTATTTTCTAGCGGCTGGCAAAAAGCTGACGCCATTGTGGAACCATCAGGAGGTTTGATGGTTGATAGCGAGGCTCGGGCCGCTATCGGAGCGCTGCTCTTGGCTCTCCGGGCGTCTGGTCTTCTACCCTCTGCCTGA
- a CDS encoding nuclear transport factor 2 family protein — MNENKLAELIDRHEIHQVLLRYARGLDRLDNELARSCYWDDAIEDHGHFVGTPDAFVTWADGTTLMFEATQHAVLNHVCDLQGGDAYCETYYHFSGVAAEGPHFMSTGRYVDHLQKRGGEWRIANRVTLVEGTYDVPRAEIAPHPSTAYKPEAPCQASRDRNDVSYHRPPVPRRP, encoded by the coding sequence ATGAACGAAAACAAGCTGGCCGAACTGATCGACCGCCACGAGATCCACCAGGTCCTGCTGCGCTACGCGCGCGGGCTCGACCGGCTGGACAACGAGCTCGCCCGCTCGTGCTACTGGGACGATGCGATCGAGGATCACGGCCATTTCGTCGGCACGCCGGACGCGTTCGTCACCTGGGCGGACGGCACGACGCTGATGTTCGAGGCCACCCAGCACGCCGTCCTCAACCACGTCTGCGATCTCCAGGGTGGTGACGCCTACTGCGAGACCTACTACCATTTCTCCGGAGTTGCGGCGGAAGGGCCGCACTTCATGTCGACCGGGCGCTACGTCGATCACCTTCAGAAGCGCGGGGGTGAGTGGCGCATCGCCAACCGGGTCACGCTGGTCGAGGGCACATATGACGTGCCTCGCGCCGAGATCGCGCCACATCCCTCTACCGCCTACAAGCCCGAGGCGCCGTGCCAGGCCAGCCGCGACCGCAACGACGTCAGTTACCACCGCCCGCCGGTGCCCCGCCGACCCTGA
- a CDS encoding queuosine precursor transporter: MQSNPRTVIIPRALFVFSLLYGGLVVLAGVLGTKLASLGHWPVLGDLAVESGIFAFLLLVVMSSAISELYGQATANRLVRFGFIPLIVSMVLLSLVIHVVPPAPFWGDQEAYARLLGQGARMQFAGLCSYGISQTLNVYLFSKLAGGSGKLLIVRAWIASLLSQVVDTVIFITISFYGTVDASGQPMPVGAIMEGQIISKLVLSTIMVPPFIWLFVQLGRRLDRS; this comes from the coding sequence ATGCAGTCCAACCCTCGCACCGTCATCATCCCCCGCGCCCTGTTCGTCTTTTCGCTGCTTTATGGCGGCCTGGTCGTGCTCGCCGGTGTGCTTGGCACCAAGCTGGCCTCGCTCGGCCACTGGCCCGTGCTCGGCGACTTGGCGGTGGAGAGCGGCATCTTCGCCTTTCTGCTCCTCGTCGTAATGTCGAGCGCGATCAGTGAACTCTACGGGCAGGCGACGGCCAACCGGTTAGTGCGGTTCGGTTTCATCCCGCTCATCGTGTCCATGGTGCTGCTTTCCCTCGTGATCCACGTTGTGCCGCCGGCACCATTCTGGGGCGACCAGGAGGCCTATGCGCGGCTGCTCGGCCAAGGTGCGCGAATGCAGTTCGCCGGCCTGTGCTCGTACGGCATTTCGCAGACGCTCAACGTCTACCTGTTCTCCAAGCTGGCGGGCGGAAGCGGCAAGCTGCTGATCGTGCGCGCCTGGATCGCCAGCCTGCTCAGCCAGGTGGTCGATACCGTGATCTTCATCACGATCTCATTCTACGGCACCGTCGACGCTAGCGGCCAGCCGATGCCGGTGGGTGCGATCATGGAGGGGCAGATCATCTCCAAGCTGGTGCTCTCGACCATCATGGTGCCGCCGTTCATCTGGCTGTTCGTGCAGCTGGGGCGACGCTTGGATCGCTCGTGA
- a CDS encoding usg protein, producing the protein MARSDFLMQLEGYGLTTIEVHYYLPDHPRLLQLFAFQQYDLAPRFPELRKFLDHWRREIEGRLHSVRIAHQHLIGPSEWRAVDGVISLH; encoded by the coding sequence ATGGCGCGAAGCGACTTCCTGATGCAGCTCGAAGGCTACGGCCTCACCACGATCGAGGTGCACTACTATCTGCCCGACCATCCCAGGCTCCTGCAGCTGTTCGCCTTTCAGCAGTACGATCTGGCACCGCGCTTTCCGGAACTGCGCAAGTTCCTCGACCACTGGCGGCGGGAGATCGAGGGGCGCTTGCACTCCGTGCGCATCGCCCATCAGCACCTGATCGGTCCGAGCGAGTGGCGCGCCGTGGACGGTGTGATCTCGCTACACTGA
- a CDS encoding MarC family protein — MIGGDLMGLFVSAFVTLFVVIDPPGCAPIFAGLTSGASHVQARAMAVRACFIAACILFVFALFGEKLLASLHIELNSFRIAGGIMLFLIALEMVFEKRTERRNQRAEKVRAHGEETPEIPDVSVFPMAMPMLAGPGSIATTMLLMSRAQGTEATLVILAALSAVLLCALVALIAALPLMRLVGDQVEAVISRLLGVLLAALAAQYVIDGLREAMAV, encoded by the coding sequence ATGATCGGCGGCGATCTCATGGGGCTGTTCGTCTCGGCCTTTGTCACGCTGTTCGTGGTAATCGATCCGCCGGGCTGCGCACCGATCTTCGCCGGGCTGACCAGCGGCGCCAGCCACGTCCAAGCGCGAGCCATGGCGGTGCGCGCCTGCTTCATCGCTGCGTGCATCCTGTTCGTCTTCGCGCTGTTCGGTGAAAAGCTGCTCGCCTCGCTGCACATCGAGTTGAACTCGTTCCGCATAGCGGGCGGCATCATGCTGTTCCTGATCGCGCTGGAGATGGTCTTCGAGAAGCGCACCGAGCGCCGCAACCAGCGCGCCGAGAAGGTCCGCGCGCATGGCGAGGAGACGCCCGAAATCCCGGATGTCTCCGTATTTCCGATGGCGATGCCGATGCTGGCAGGCCCGGGCTCCATCGCCACCACCATGCTGCTGATGAGCCGTGCGCAAGGCACCGAGGCGACGCTGGTGATCCTGGCTGCATTGTCCGCGGTTCTGCTCTGCGCGCTGGTGGCGCTGATCGCAGCGCTGCCGCTGATGCGGCTGGTGGGCGATCAGGTGGAAGCGGTCATCTCGCGCCTGCTGGGCGTGCTGCTCGCAGCACTGGCGGCGCAGTACGTGATCGATGGCTTGCGCGAGGCGATGGCAGTGTGA
- a CDS encoding LON peptidase substrate-binding domain-containing protein — protein sequence MARVSIFPLPGAILYPGLQLPLHIFEPRYRALVGDSLVRDRLIGMVQPQRPVEGSPLFEIGCLGRIGEVEAMEDGRYNIILEGQSRFRILRELEVSTPFRQVEAEMLFDAENQSLAAVERASFEREARRFADAQGYSVDWDQVSRLDDQSLINGVSQIAPFDPAAKQALLEANGVSERCELLVQLMQFFGRRPEGGDEDGVTLQ from the coding sequence GTGGCGCGAGTCTCGATCTTTCCCCTGCCTGGCGCGATCCTCTACCCCGGATTGCAGCTGCCGTTGCACATCTTCGAGCCGCGCTACCGTGCTCTGGTCGGTGACTCGCTGGTGCGCGACCGGCTGATCGGGATGGTCCAGCCGCAGCGGCCCGTCGAAGGTTCGCCGCTGTTCGAGATCGGGTGCCTGGGCCGCATCGGCGAAGTCGAGGCGATGGAGGATGGGCGCTACAACATCATCCTGGAAGGCCAGTCCCGCTTCCGCATCCTGCGCGAGCTGGAGGTCTCCACGCCGTTCCGCCAGGTCGAGGCCGAAATGCTGTTCGATGCGGAGAACCAGTCTCTCGCTGCCGTCGAACGCGCCAGCTTCGAGCGCGAGGCGCGCCGCTTCGCCGATGCGCAGGGCTACAGCGTCGACTGGGACCAGGTCTCGCGGCTGGACGACCAGTCGCTGATCAACGGCGTCTCGCAGATCGCTCCCTTCGATCCGGCTGCCAAGCAGGCGCTGCTGGAGGCGAACGGCGTGTCGGAGCGGTGCGAGTTGCTGGTGCAGCTGATGCAGTTCTTCGGCCGCCGACCTGAGGGTGGCGACGAGGATGGGGTCACGTTGCAGTAG
- a CDS encoding YqaA family protein, with translation MLRRLYDWTLAKASHPHAAWWLAAFAFMEASFFPVPPHPLLGLMCLAEPKKAIRFAAIATLGSVVGGLLGYAIGALAYEAFGQALLHALGLAESFPKAACYLREYGAEIIIVKGATPIPFKLITITAGFIGMPLLIFIGASVISRSISFMIVGVLFRLFGAPIKKFIDKYLGLVTIGFVALVIAGFLAIALLGHGGNKANDACETNPTAVRA, from the coding sequence ATGCTGCGCCGCCTGTACGACTGGACCTTGGCCAAGGCCTCGCACCCGCACGCCGCCTGGTGGTTGGCTGCCTTCGCCTTCATGGAGGCGAGCTTCTTTCCAGTGCCGCCGCATCCACTGCTGGGTTTGATGTGCCTGGCCGAGCCGAAGAAAGCGATCCGCTTCGCCGCGATCGCTACGCTGGGATCGGTGGTTGGCGGGCTGCTCGGCTATGCGATCGGCGCGTTGGCCTACGAGGCATTTGGCCAGGCGCTGCTGCACGCACTCGGTCTTGCGGAGAGCTTCCCCAAGGCGGCGTGCTACTTGCGCGAGTACGGCGCCGAGATCATCATCGTGAAGGGCGCGACGCCGATCCCGTTCAAGCTGATCACCATAACCGCCGGCTTCATCGGCATGCCCCTGCTGATCTTCATCGGCGCGAGCGTGATCTCGCGCTCGATCAGCTTCATGATCGTGGGCGTGCTGTTCCGCCTGTTCGGCGCGCCGATCAAGAAGTTCATCGACAAGTACCTGGGCCTCGTCACCATCGGCTTCGTCGCGCTGGTGATCGCCGGCTTCCTGGCGATCGCGCTGCTGGGTCACGGAGGAAACAAGGCCAACGACGCCTGCGAGACCAACCCGACGGCGGTGCGGGCTTGA
- the queC gene encoding 7-cyano-7-deazaguanine synthase QueC: MPQIAQSNGRAAVVLLSGGLDSMVVAGLAREAGYQVHALTIDYNQRHRREIDAARVIAEAIGAARHVILPLDLRQFGGSALTDDIAVPKVGIGDDIPVTYVPARNLVFLSLTLAWAEALSACDIFIGVNALDYSGYPDCRPEFIAGFQQLAELATKAGAEGSPFKIHAPLQFLGKAEIAAEADRLGLDPAMSWSCYDPTSEGLACGLCDSCRLRKAGFADAGVTDRTAYAA, from the coding sequence ATGCCACAGATTGCCCAATCGAACGGCCGTGCGGCCGTTGTCCTGCTATCCGGGGGCCTCGACTCGATGGTCGTCGCCGGTCTTGCTCGCGAAGCGGGGTACCAGGTTCACGCGCTGACAATTGATTACAACCAGCGCCACCGGCGTGAGATCGACGCGGCGCGGGTTATAGCCGAGGCGATCGGGGCCGCTCGCCATGTTATCCTGCCGCTGGATCTGCGGCAGTTTGGCGGATCGGCGCTGACCGACGACATCGCAGTGCCGAAGGTTGGGATCGGCGATGACATTCCCGTCACTTACGTGCCCGCTCGCAACCTTGTGTTCCTCTCGTTGACCCTGGCTTGGGCCGAGGCGCTGAGCGCGTGCGACATCTTTATCGGGGTCAATGCGCTGGACTATTCCGGCTATCCCGATTGCCGGCCCGAGTTCATCGCCGGCTTCCAGCAACTGGCGGAGCTTGCGACGAAGGCGGGCGCCGAGGGATCGCCGTTCAAAATCCACGCGCCGCTGCAGTTCCTCGGCAAGGCGGAGATCGCCGCCGAAGCAGACAGGCTCGGCCTCGACCCGGCGATGAGCTGGTCGTGCTACGATCCGACGTCTGAAGGCTTGGCCTGCGGGCTGTGTGACAGCTGCCGTTTGCGCAAGGCTGGCTTTGCCGACGCCGGTGTCACCGACCGAACGGCTTACGCGGCCTGA
- a CDS encoding OmpA family protein, whose amino-acid sequence MRKLVIGLALASTAIATPSFARDDAWYIEGDFGAVLVEDSSFDIAGINNAASLDHKYGYDGGVAIGYDFGPFRLETEGSYRRAKADEYTTGAGTFDVRGHASALSFMVNGLLDFGADDGIQGFVGGGVGVARVHQDIILTTTPVDDNDTGFAWQALAGVRAPITDRIDLGLKYRFFNADNVNLVGTNGASFDTRFRSHSLLGTIGYNFGGAEAAPPPPAPVCNKGPYIVFFDWDKSDITPEAATILDSAVSAYANCESVPIMLAGYTDRSGSTQYNQGLSERRNASVRSYLTSHGIADGSISSQAFGESNPRVPTADGVRELQNRRVEITYGPGSGM is encoded by the coding sequence ATGAGGAAACTCGTTATTGGCTTGGCGCTGGCTTCTACGGCCATCGCCACGCCTTCGTTCGCGCGCGACGACGCGTGGTACATCGAAGGTGACTTCGGTGCAGTTCTTGTCGAAGATTCCAGCTTCGACATCGCGGGCATCAACAACGCCGCGTCGCTCGACCACAAGTACGGCTATGATGGCGGCGTCGCGATCGGCTACGACTTCGGTCCGTTCCGTCTCGAAACCGAAGGCAGCTACCGTCGCGCCAAGGCTGACGAGTACACGACCGGAGCCGGTACGTTTGACGTTCGCGGCCACGCCAGCGCTCTGTCGTTCATGGTCAACGGCCTGCTCGACTTCGGTGCCGATGACGGCATCCAGGGCTTCGTCGGCGGCGGTGTCGGCGTTGCTCGCGTTCACCAGGACATCATCCTGACCACGACGCCGGTCGACGACAACGACACCGGCTTCGCATGGCAGGCACTGGCAGGCGTTCGCGCTCCGATCACCGATCGGATCGATCTCGGCCTGAAGTACCGCTTCTTCAACGCGGATAACGTCAACCTGGTCGGTACCAACGGTGCGTCGTTCGACACGCGCTTCCGTTCGCACTCGCTGTTGGGCACGATCGGCTACAACTTCGGCGGTGCCGAAGCTGCTCCGCCGCCGCCGGCTCCGGTCTGCAACAAGGGTCCGTACATCGTGTTCTTCGACTGGGATAAGTCGGACATCACGCCTGAGGCTGCGACGATCCTCGACAGCGCCGTCAGCGCTTATGCAAACTGCGAGAGCGTGCCGATCATGCTGGCCGGTTACACCGACCGTTCGGGTTCGACCCAGTACAACCAGGGTCTGTCCGAGCGTCGTAACGCCTCGGTGCGTTCGTACCTCACCAGCCACGGCATTGCCGACGGTTCGATCTCGAGCCAGGCCTTCGGTGAAAGCAACCCGCGCGTCCCGACTGCGGACGGTGTTCGCGAGCTGCAGAACCGTCGCGTCGAGATCACTTACGGTCCGGGTTCGGGCATGTAA
- a CDS encoding DUF3617 family protein yields the protein MKAKNALTCAAIALCAAGAMASGSVIAQVRGLAMLDRLEPGDWELRLHDEASVPRRMCLRDARRLIQLRHPGQNCSRITVEDTDSQVTVQYTCRGHGYGRTQIRRESDSLVQIDTQGIAQGLPFAFAAEARRVGSCTS from the coding sequence ATGAAGGCCAAGAACGCCCTGACCTGTGCCGCCATCGCGCTTTGCGCGGCCGGCGCGATGGCGTCCGGATCGGTCATCGCGCAAGTGCGCGGCCTTGCCATGCTCGATCGGCTGGAACCGGGCGATTGGGAACTGCGCCTTCACGATGAAGCGTCGGTGCCGCGCCGCATGTGTCTGCGCGATGCGCGGCGGTTGATCCAGCTGCGTCATCCGGGCCAGAACTGCAGCCGGATCACCGTCGAGGACACCGATAGCCAGGTGACGGTGCAGTATACCTGTCGCGGGCATGGCTACGGTCGCACGCAGATCCGGCGCGAGTCCGACAGCCTTGTGCAGATCGACACGCAGGGCATTGCACAGGGCCTGCCGTTCGCGTTCGCGGCTGAGGCCCGCCGAGTAGGGTCGTGCACGAGCTGA
- a CDS encoding tetratricopeptide repeat protein: MGLNLEEQKAVDRFRQNVAEPSMTKLVILDFWAEWCGPCKALTPVLEKVAAEYADKGVILAKVNVDEDQFIASQFQVRSIPTVYALFQGQPVADLTNARTESQLKGLLDQLLAKLPVQAGDEPAPDLAPLLAMGEEVLASGDGERAAGIFAQIIDMAPESADANAGLLRALILAGHLDEAEALLAQLDPQLAADPQIERARAALELAKDRPDDSELAALRAAAAERPADMDAQLAFAGAAFAAGEREEAAETLLAMIRADREWSEGAAKAKLLQMFEAIGLEDPWVAATRRKLSTILFG; the protein is encoded by the coding sequence ATGGGCCTCAACCTCGAAGAGCAGAAAGCCGTGGACCGGTTCCGCCAGAACGTGGCCGAACCGTCCATGACGAAGCTGGTCATCCTCGACTTCTGGGCCGAGTGGTGCGGCCCGTGCAAGGCGCTGACGCCGGTGCTGGAGAAGGTCGCCGCCGAATACGCCGACAAGGGCGTGATCCTGGCCAAGGTCAACGTCGACGAAGACCAGTTCATTGCCTCGCAATTCCAGGTCCGCTCGATCCCGACCGTTTATGCCCTGTTTCAGGGGCAGCCGGTCGCCGACCTAACCAACGCACGTACCGAATCGCAGCTCAAGGGCCTGCTCGACCAGCTGCTTGCCAAGCTGCCGGTGCAGGCCGGCGATGAACCCGCACCCGATCTCGCGCCGTTGCTGGCGATGGGCGAGGAGGTTCTCGCAAGCGGAGATGGGGAACGTGCGGCCGGCATCTTCGCACAGATCATCGACATGGCGCCCGAAAGTGCCGATGCCAATGCCGGCCTGCTGCGTGCCCTGATCCTCGCCGGTCATCTTGATGAGGCCGAGGCGCTGCTGGCGCAGCTCGATCCGCAGCTGGCAGCCGACCCGCAGATCGAGCGTGCCCGCGCGGCCCTGGAGCTGGCCAAGGATCGTCCCGATGACAGCGAACTGGCGGCGCTGCGCGCTGCTGCGGCTGAGCGTCCCGCCGACATGGATGCGCAGCTGGCCTTTGCGGGCGCGGCCTTCGCTGCCGGCGAGCGGGAAGAGGCGGCCGAGACGCTGCTGGCGATGATCCGCGCCGATCGCGAGTGGAGCGAAGGCGCGGCCAAGGCCAAGCTGCTGCAGATGTTCGAGGCGATCGGCCTGGAAGACCCGTGGGTCGCCGCCACGCGCCGCAAGCTCTCCACGATCCTGTTCGGCTGA
- the argB gene encoding acetylglutamate kinase, translating to MTQPHDPALLAKAATLVDALPYMQRYAGRTFVVKYGGHAMGDPELARDFAEDVALLKAVGINPVVVHGGGPQIGAMLKTMGVESQFIDGLRVTDAKTAQVAEMVLCGNINKEIVGWVTQAGGRAMGLSGKDGGMVTARKVQRTAKDPDSNIEKAIDLGFVGEPDMIDTSVIETISAVGMIPVIAPIAAGADGQTYNINADTMAGAIAAALGASRLFLLTDVAGVLDKQGELLTDLRPADVARLQEDGTISGGMIPKLETCLMAVEAGCEAAVVLDGRVSHAMLLEIFTQEGAGTLIRAG from the coding sequence ATGACACAGCCCCACGATCCCGCCCTGCTCGCAAAGGCCGCCACGCTCGTCGATGCGCTGCCCTATATGCAACGCTACGCCGGGCGCACGTTCGTGGTGAAGTATGGCGGCCACGCGATGGGCGATCCCGAACTCGCTCGCGACTTTGCCGAGGATGTCGCGCTGCTGAAAGCCGTGGGGATCAATCCGGTGGTGGTCCATGGCGGCGGGCCGCAGATCGGCGCCATGCTGAAGACGATGGGCGTCGAATCGCAGTTCATCGACGGCTTGCGCGTCACCGACGCGAAGACCGCGCAGGTCGCCGAGATGGTCCTGTGCGGCAACATCAACAAGGAGATCGTCGGCTGGGTCACGCAAGCGGGCGGCCGGGCGATGGGCCTGTCGGGCAAGGACGGCGGCATGGTTACCGCGCGCAAGGTGCAGCGCACCGCCAAGGACCCGGACAGCAACATAGAGAAGGCAATCGATCTCGGCTTCGTGGGTGAACCCGACATGATCGACACGAGCGTGATCGAGACGATCTCGGCCGTCGGCATGATCCCGGTGATCGCGCCGATCGCCGCGGGCGCGGACGGGCAAACCTACAACATCAACGCCGATACGATGGCCGGCGCCATCGCGGCGGCGCTCGGGGCCTCGCGGCTGTTCCTCCTCACCGACGTAGCCGGCGTGCTCGACAAGCAGGGAGAGCTGCTGACCGACCTTCGCCCCGCCGATGTCGCGCGGCTGCAGGAAGACGGCACGATCTCGGGGGGCATGATCCCCAAGCTCGAAACCTGCCTCATGGCAGTGGAAGCGGGCTGCGAGGCTGCCGTCGTGCTTGACGGGCGTGTCTCACACGCCATGTTGCTCGAAATATTCACACAGGAAGGCGCCGGCACGCTCATCCGCGCGGGCTGA